The proteins below come from a single Papaver somniferum cultivar HN1 chromosome 11, ASM357369v1, whole genome shotgun sequence genomic window:
- the LOC113321508 gene encoding UDP-glycosyltransferase 92A1-like, which yields MSTQQQQQHDGHIIMFPFMAHGHFTRFIALAKFISQRKPNTKITIVSTPLNVKHLQSTLQTSETNSNIGLAEIPFSSADHGLPTNSESLDSLPPKLIPTFFYALETLKPSFDNFITETIRTDKHLPSCIIFDLFLGWVTDTAKRVGTFSFCFLDAGYGAAMYFSICLHFPHRTNDDSNELIEEFYVPEFPDTCRLYLSQLIPMLRYSSKESAFGKFAQRHISLMLKSDGMLCNSVEEIDVVGLKILRNLMESKRVWTVGPLLPSYLLLGHQNKNNGSVVTHFRKEKEFGISPESCIEWLNHQKPSSVLYISFGSQFTISAPKMMELALGLEKSGKNFIWVLKPPSGFDSKSEFKSEWLPEGFVERMNETQKGLLVKKWAPQLEILCHRSTGVFLSHCGWNSVLESLSQGVPIIGWPLFAEQHYNSKMIQEEMRVSVELARGDETELCSEDVKKVIEQVMDSSKGEEMRKKATVIAEKIGTAMREYTDEAGGHQKGSSIRSVDEFFATVTSKRVADAQERAIG from the exons ATGTCaacccaacaacaacaacaacatgatgGTCATATAATAATGTTTCCATTCATGGCGCATGGTCATTTCACGCGATTTATAGCCTTAGCAAAGTTTATCTCTCAAAGAAAACCTAACACTAAAATCACTATTGTTAGTACTCCTCTCAACGTCAAACACCTTCAATCAACCCTCCAAACATCAGAAACCAACAGCAATATTGGTTTAGCTGAGATTCCTTTCTCTAGTGCTGATCATGGCTTACCAACCAATTCTGAAAGCCTTGATTCTTTACCACCTAAGCTAATCCCAACATTCTTCTACGCATTAGAAACTCTAAAACCTTCATTCGACAATTTTATAACCGAAACCATAAGAACTGACAAACATCTTCCTAGTTGTATTATCTTTGATCTTTTCCTTG GTTGGGTTACAGATACTGCCAAACGTGTCGGCACGTTTAGTTTCTGTTTCCTTGATGCTGGATATGGAGCGGCTATGTATTTCTCAATCTGCTTACATTTCCCACATCGTACAAATGATGATTCCAATGAGCTTATTGAAGAATTTTACGTACCTGAATTCCCCGATACGTGTCGATTATATTTATCTCAACTTATTCCGATGTTAAGATATTCAAGTAAAGAGTCCGCATTTGGCAAATTTGCTCAAAGACACATTTCTCTTATGTTGAAATCGGATGGAATGCTTTGTAATTCTGTTGAAGAAATTGACGTTGTGGGTTTGAAAATTCTTAGAAATCTTATGGAGTCAAAACGAGTTTGGACTGTTGGTcctttacttccttcatatttactaCTCGGTCATCAAAATAAGAACAATGGGTCTGTTGTTACACACTTTAGGAAAGAGAAAGAATTTGGGATTTCTCCAGAGAGTTGTATTGAATGGTTGAATCATCAAAAACCATCCTCAGTTCTATACATATCATTTGGCTCTCAATTTACAATTAGTGCTCCAAAAATGATGGAGTTAGCTCTGGGTTTGGAGAAGAGTGGCAAGAATTTTATATGGGTATTAAAGCCACCTAGTGGATTTGACAGTAAGTCTGAATTCAAATCGGAATGGTTGCCAGAAGGATTCGTTGAGAGAATGAATGAAACACAAAAAGGGTTGCTGGTCAAAAAATGGGCTCCCCAGTTGGAGATACTATGTCATAGATCAACAGGGGTATTTCTTAGTCATTGTGGATGGAATTCAGTCTTAGAGAGTTTGAGTCAAGGGGTACCCATAATTGGATGGCCCTTATTTGCAGAGCAACATTATAATTCAAAGATGATCCAAGAAGAGATGAGGGTTTCTGTGGAATTGGCTAGAGGAGATGAAACTGAGCTCTGCAGTGAGGATGTGAAGAAAGTAATTGAACAGGTAATGGATAGCAGTAAAGGAGAAGAAATGAGGAAAAAAGCAACCGTAATTGCAGAGAAAATTGGAACTGCAATGAGAGAATACACGGATGAAGCAGGTGGTCATCAGAAAGGGTCTTCTATTAGATCAGTTGATGAGTTTTTTGCAACTGTAACTTCTAAAAGAGTAGCTGATGCACAAGAGCGTGCAATAGGCTAA